In Rhodamnia argentea isolate NSW1041297 chromosome 1, ASM2092103v1, whole genome shotgun sequence, the genomic window TTTTATTTGGAGGCGCAATATGGAAGATGCTCGTGCAAAAGCTTGCAGAGGTGACAAGGAGAATCAGAACTCGTCATATAAATCACTGGAGCAAGCTTCTTTGGATTCAATGGGAAGTGTGAATCAAAACCAGTCTCTAGTGTTAAATGTCAGGAAATCAAGAAGCGGCAAAAGATGCCTAAAAAGCCCAACTATCCGAGGCTTCTGTAGCCGAGATAATTCGATTCCAAAGCATTTGCTGAGTCTAGATGAGAAGTATCTTCGAAATTGCCTTGAGGCAATACATCTCAGGGCATTGAAAGCCGCATCATGCAACATCTCTTTGAATTTGAGTGCTTCGATGAGGGGTATCTTGTCCAATGGCTTGAATTTGGGTAACGTATTGAATGAGAATGCCAGTGATTTTACCAAGTTTGCTTTTGCTCGCTCGTTGGTAATTGGGGCTGCAGACGGAGATGAGAGCCTTGCTGGCGGTTGGATTCTAGGTTCAATTATGGGGAGCGAAAGCATGCTTAATATAATGAATAGCCCTTTAATGCACCGGATTAGTGCCCTTGAATGTGGAGCTCACTTTAGAAGATCTAACGTAGATGTGGTTAAGGATCGTTTGTGTCATGACACGAGTTTGTCAAACCAGTTGAGCATCTGTTCATCACAGAAGCTAGAGAAGGAAATGCCAAATTCGGGTTCATTTGATTGTGAACCAGAGGCAAAGCACATGAGATTCTTTTCGATGTCAAGTGTGAACTCCATGAGTTCCGAACTATCCTCTTCCTCATCCTACTCATCTTGCTGTTCTTCTCCTGCTGCTTCTGTGTCTCAAGGAATGCTGCATTGCACATGGAACGGTGGCATTCcacattttgttttctctttgggTGATCAGACAGAACTGTATATTGCTGATCTCGCAAAGGTTTCGTCTGCTTTAGAGACGCCAGGTTATATGTACTCTTTCTATTCCAAAATTCAAGGTCAAAAGGAAAACGCGGTCTGTCGTGGGGAGAACCCGGTTGTTGGTATATTGAAGGTATCGAGGAGAGTCATTTGTTGTCAGAACGATTCAAAGATCAATGAGACTGAGTTTGTTCTATATGGTTGTGAAAATTATGCGGGAGGTGGAGAGACCGAACCTTCAAGCAAGAACCTGACAAAATACAAGAGTTTGTCGAAGAAGGTGATGGAAGTTTTCAAGAACGGCCAAATGCACAGGCAAGTGAGTATTCCAACATTTGGGGGAGCTAGTTTCATTTTGGAAAATCAGTGCTCTAATAAATGTAAGGATATCTCCAATAAGGTTGATTCTGGTAATGATATTCGGGTATGCTATCTTCCTAAGAACCTTGAGTTGGCGGCCATTGTCACAAAGGAGCACGTCAAAGAAGATAAAATGGAGCATGCAGGAGGCTGGGGATTGAAATTTCTTAATAAGTTTGGACACAGTCAGAACCTTGATTCCCCAAGACCCTCACCACCCTCTCAACGTCGCACTCAAAACAGAGGCCATAGCTCAACTAGTATGGATGTTATAATCTCAGCAGGTATCCATGGTGGTCCAAGAATCCCGAATGCTGGCCCTTCTAGTCTTATAGAGAGATGGAGGTCCAATGGACGTTGCGATTGTGGTGGGTGGGACCTGGGGTGTCCGCTCACTATACTGAACAGCGCATCAAACAAGGAAGAGATTTTGCTGCAAGAGGAAGTGCAAGGAAAGTGCAAAGAATTCGATCTTTACAAACAGGTGGACGCGCATGCTTTATACTTTTACAACATTTTAACATTCCGACTGACATCTTTTTGACAGAATTAGCAGCTTAAGCAAGTGGGTTTAGTGAGCTTGCTGCTACATATTGACTGAGAAAGCTTTCTATGTTTGGAGTCTTGCCTGTCTTGCACAGTTGTAACGGTTGTTGCCCTCGTTGTTGCAGGGTTCGGAGCATTGCCTCCCCACCTTAAGGGTGACAAATGTGAGTGACAGTTTGTATGTTGTACATTTTCAATCAACTCTGTCAGCTCTGCAGTCCTTCGCAATTGCAGTTGCATACATTCATACACAGGTCCGCTCTCTACTACCCAAGAATGTACAGGAGTTGAAGTAACAACAGACAGCGGTTCAGTCTATACTGCAGttctaagcttttttttttttttttaaccaactaAAGTGTGAGGTATATTACAATTGTTGTGACTGCTTTGGCAGGGTCTGACGTTGTTAGTCTTTGATTAGGTTGTCCTCTAGGTATTTTAGCTATTTATATCAGGTACAGAAATTGGAGTTCTGGACCTGGTAGTCGAAGATCATGTAATGGCTCTTCTTTTTGACTGCATGTTCAAATAGCAAAAATAGCAGATTTTTTAGATGCTACTGCTATAATTTGAGATTAAAATGTCTCAGCTGGGTTGTAATGAAACTCGACTGTGAAGTCAGCAGCTTGAAGATTGGATTTCATTTCTTACTGTTTACTAGTTTTGTGGATACCGAATTTCATCATCAGAATTTGATGATGCTTGGCATTAGATACTCgagaatatcctttgataagaaTCGCCAATTGAACTACTCTTGGTCAGCGGATGTGAATTTTTCTTAGATTAAAACGTTTGTGGCAATGAACTTTCTAAGATGGTATCGGTCAACAGAACTTTGACTAAACTTTGTCAGAGTTTGGTGTACTTATTTTGTGGCACAAGTTTTCCTCTTTAAGCCTTGTGCTCGACATTGAAGGCTACTTACTTAAAATTTGCTACACTAACATGGGACACCAATGATATAGTGAGAAAAATATCGCATTCATGCTTCTGCTGCTTTTTCTCTACAATCTAGAGTATTGCTGCTCATGAACAAGTTTGTTGTGGTTAAAATCCTACTTTTATGAAGACGTATCGCGAGCCCAACCGTACACAATCTTTCTTTTAAGTGCAATTACTGTTGGAATTCATATCCGTAACCCTGCATCTTGTCTTAGGAGTCTTAGGCTTTCTGCAGTGACTAAAGATTTGTTACATCCCTAAGATGTGATATTTGCATGTAACTGGAGATGGCTGTCATCAGGCAATTTGCTTCCTACTGAGAGCACTTGTTTCTGTACTGTTCTTCTTCTGAACAACTGTGGACAAATCATATCCTTGGTATTGTAACTATGTCCTGACAATTTTCTGATTCATATGTCCTTTTTCCTGATCTGCCATAATGCCTTGTGGCTGAGAAGATGCATCTGATGTCCTCTGGCCTCAGCACAGCCCTCAGGTAATTACAGTGAACTCGTGCTCCAAAATGTAGGCCACTTGTAATTCGATGCAGAGTCTCGGCATTGATGTTTATAGTCGGTTTCTGCATCTCCATAGCCATGAAATTACGACACCGTTTGTTACTGCTTTCATCGGACAGTGTCGTTGTGGGATGCTATGCGCTTCTTGGGTGAATTCACTTGCGCAGGCACTTCGAGCTTGGTTAATTTGCCTGTCCTACGGCTCAAAAGTAGCGATTATATTCTTGCGAATCGGTTCGACGATGAGAAAAGGTAAAAGATTAGGGAGGGCAAGAATGGGGCAGATGGTtatgattatttattttgagaTAGCTAAAATGTCCTAACACCTATAAGCTATTCACTTGTTGCACTTGGACCCAAAAATCTAGTGAGAATCAGTAGATCATTATGAGGGCTATTTCCCTGAAAAAAAACCCATAACTTTAGATCAAACCTCAATTCTGCTTtgaattccttttgttttttgtcaaGAAAAGATCTTCAACTTTCATTCTAGTCCCAATCTGTCAATGTGTCCCAAAATCACTATTGGTTTTTTCAAGATTATCAATGTTAGGACGCCGATGTTGTTCCATACGAAGGTGAATGTGTTGATTAAGATGCGGGTTGTAATAATGAACCTCTACTTGACTTTGATGATGATATTTTTGAGAAAACTGGTGGCGATTTTTGGATGAACGATTTGACATAGAGCGAAAGTTGGGGaattttttagattaaaaaaatcgaGGCATGAATGAAATTAGAtctaaaatttgagattttttagggaattaggtcATTTGACTGATGAGAAACGGAGGCAAATTGTTGggtagaaaaaaatttcttttgcattagaaaagaaacaaaagcattTGGATTGTCACATGTTTCGCCCCATTATTCGGTTTGTCCTTTAGACTTGGTTGTCTTAAATGAATCTTGTAATTATAAGGACATTGAAAATGcgtaattaatttttaaccGCATACATCATTTGGTTTATTAAGTGATTTGTGAGTCTATTATTGGTTCATGAGTACAATTCACTTGTTCGAAGGGCCAATTACAATTCGACCCCGTCACTTAGCATTTCTCGATGACGGTAAATTACGGACCGGAAAAACACTTCGCTTGGTGTTTAATTTAACGTTCACTCCATTAATATTATTGTGTacaaaacttttaatttgttgctTCAATGACGATCGATTACATGTTGCTTTAGCTAAATTTAAACATGCCATTTGTCCAATTTTGTCCATTTTATGTATATGGATGTAAATGTGGGGATGGACAATAGGTTGTGGCAACAATTACCGCGCCGGAAAATATCCGATTCAAGCTGTAACTATCGCTCGGGAGGTACAGACCCTAGAGGATACCCTATAGCCGGGGCTTTCGGAATGATGAACCCGTAATCAGCATCCTACAAGCATTCAAACACGAAGCACACCCTTTAACACGAGGGTTGGCTCGCGAGCCCGACTATGCTTTGAACTCGAGATCTTGTGAACCGATAGTAGGTTTCTGAGCAACGGAATCTATCATGCTTGATCGTAGTCTTAATAAGTTTTGACTAGACAAAGAATCGAGATATTGGGTTGCCTAATATTTGGGCCTTTCCATGTTAAAGCCATAGTAAGTAAATACTAATCTTGGGGAtcagggaaaaagaaaacgcGAAGTCCAAAAATTAAGGTGGATGGGCCGTCATTACTCATTAGACTTAGTCAAGCTTGAGGGTGCCAATTTGGGATTATTGAAAAGATGGGGGACTTGAGTGGAATTAGGCAAAATCTCCCGTCAGCGTCGCAGAAACCCTAGCTGTCTTCTTCAGCTCGCGCGCTTATATTAAAGCTCAACAAACCCCTGTATCGCAGTTTCCAGTCTCTCGTCTCAGACGGCGTGAAAATGTCGAAGCGAGgtcagatctctctctctctctctctctctctctctctctctctctctctagcttctcGATTCGATTCGCAGTCTCTATTTGATGTTTGGCGTTGTTTCCTTGCAATACTTTGAGGCGAAAGCATGGGATTCTTGTCATTGTTTTGGCTGTTTCTAATGAAACTTGTTAATGGAGACGTTCCTTTGCTGGGCGATACATTGGGTTTCTTATGGGCCAAAGCTAGTACTTTGAGGTTTAGATGGGTATTCGTCGTATGTGTAGTGTATCAACTAGGAAGAGAGAGATCGCTTCTGTTGCTTGGGGAACAATGAAAATGGCTGAGACTTCACTGAATTCGAAGTATTGACTTTGAGGGACTTTGATTGAGTAGCTTTGGGATCTGTCTGGATGCTGATT contains:
- the LOC115743385 gene encoding uncharacterized protein LOC115743385 — protein: MEDARAKACRGDKENQNSSYKSLEQASLDSMGSVNQNQSLVLNVRKSRSGKRCLKSPTIRGFCSRDNSIPKHLLSLDEKYLRNCLEAIHLRALKAASCNISLNLSASMRGILSNGLNLGNVLNENASDFTKFAFARSLVIGAADGDESLAGGWILGSIMGSESMLNIMNSPLMHRISALECGAHFRRSNVDVVKDRLCHDTSLSNQLSICSSQKLEKEMPNSGSFDCEPEAKHMRFFSMSSVNSMSSELSSSSSYSSCCSSPAASVSQGMLHCTWNGGIPHFVFSLGDQTELYIADLAKVSSALETPGYMYSFYSKIQGQKENAVCRGENPVVGILKVSRRVICCQNDSKINETEFVLYGCENYAGGGETEPSSKNLTKYKSLSKKVMEVFKNGQMHRQVSIPTFGGASFILENQCSNKCKDISNKVDSGNDIRVCYLPKNLELAAIVTKEHVKEDKMEHAGGWGLKFLNKFGHSQNLDSPRPSPPSQRRTQNRGHSSTSMDVIISAGIHGGPRIPNAGPSSLIERWRSNGRCDCGGWDLGCPLTILNSASNKEEILLQEEVQGKCKEFDLYKQGSEHCLPTLRVTNVSDSLYVVHFQSTLSALQSFAIAVAYIHTQVRSLLPKNVQELK